In a single window of the Rhopalosiphum padi isolate XX-2018 chromosome 1, ASM2088224v1, whole genome shotgun sequence genome:
- the LOC132917507 gene encoding histone-lysine N-methyltransferase SETD1 — MESYRKYSSRHHDSRHHNKHHKHRHRHHHYRYDEEEYESHRVHQRHHNHRSSDDDSEYENYRVPPTRVEKPPSPMYHQPTRRPTTPPPPPPPPPPPPTVPIIEKPKERNWKLLADPFLTKAVTKIYRYDGVVDPSYPELPVEDPRKTFKTITLPIELAVPKFKLDRNYIGQRPEVEVTFSNLNDNIDKVFLTDLVVKFGKIELLQIFYHPVTKKHLGLAKIIFEEASSARYCVQRLNDTSVMGKVVNVFLDPFASECKIMFDKMIEEKPKPVLEIPKVKPHIVSNRDRRSVKMCKSKEESSVKPLTEEKSSLPPKTDNYKTYSYDYTTPSPATSDLPSEQSYSSGYNSMGGTPAYNGTYPYSFNRYPCNVPPVPNNHWWGESSPIAPPLPSAPVPAPIPVPAPAPASKLDSEAQSKLDLDTRIEMLLSGMSSQGASVEPAFLSIVKKDPEDVADIVEDTIDDDIILNLPPPPGDNDNQSDLDEEKVSNDEEIFPPLSNPPSPFLSKDIYLQCFETAAEQLKITKEKEKLEAKSFLNNSIRNVISKNMHDSLHSDISSSDDEFMLGSSPKGNTPDDAMSLSSLSSRDEKIVENDPNILPQYPPLPNYPPQGYYYPPQFNNHYGYQYFPYPPNYPYGPPLPRTEFYEPELPRDRHENKNFPAELRKSLMNAVLYELRVIIKRDLMKKMGTAVAFNAMDQWWEEAERQSKSTSVTNEEPKSAQPAPNLNSILEAGTEGLETLALSGLGLGFRAAIPKMPSFRRKKKEPSPKKTNEQEDNGSDQEEMVITSDNEAKDIDDDEVTRPTFAERKRLGRDLFDSDSNSSTSEPSVHSSSEEESSNDNSSNEGSSDGFVWQNKLKKLCKTMTMEDFDRVRELTPTGYETPMEIDSLPSSDEEGSFVKYKRDDKAVKRKIEDEHLDKLVEPKKRLLNGEITPTEETPSGVFSDHSYCMPQQVYSPPPISDWETEVDIIDKSTSSITQPVMNEPKIPEVFPKKTKQPLTIRDNNKQENTDQLIVQKHRDNQIKTKYFNKRDMVQEATVLFEFLTKGIDVEDINYLKQSYDSLLSNDTVHYWMNETHWVSHPVTAVPNQLPRKKKKDEWKVHDTGCGRTEGYYKVDSKQKANHKYHFGHTIAQLNRITELKRVKESTGKMLALSREARSNQRRLLTAFGATSDSDLLKFNVLKFRKKQLKFGKSAIHDWGLFAMESIAADEMVIEYVGQMVRPVVADLRERQYEATGIGSSYLFRIDLDTIIDATKCGNLARFINHSCNPNCYAKIIQIDGQKKIVIYSKQPIGVNEEITYDYKFPLEENKIPCLCGTHCCRGTLN, encoded by the exons ATGGAATCGTACCGCAAATATAGTTCAAGACATCATGACTCCCGTCACCACAACAAGCACCACAAACATCGACACCGTCATCATCATTATAGGTATGATGAGGAGGAGTATGAATCGCATCGAGTTCATCAGCGACATCACAACCACAGAAGCAGCGATGATGATAGCGAATACGAGAATTATAGGGTTCCACCTACAAGAGTTGAGAAACCTCCTTCACCAATGTATCATCAACCTACTAGAAGACCAACTActccaccaccaccacctccgccaccaccaccaccgccaacTGTACCAATTATTGAAAAGCCAAAAGAACGCAATTGGAAACTTTTAGCTGATCCATTTCTTACCAAAGCGGTCACTAAAATATATCGCTACGATGGGGTTGTAGATCCCTCGTATCCTGAATTGCCCGTTGAAGATCCACGAAagacatttaaaactattacttTACCCATTGAATTAGCAGTACCTAAATTTAAG cttGATAGAAACTACATTGGCCAACGCCCTGAAGTTGAAGTAACCTTCtctaatttaaatgataatattgataaagtgTTTTTAACTGATTTG GTTGTGAAATTTGGAAAAATAGAGTTGTTACAAATATTCTACCATCCAGTCACTAAAAAACATTTGGGTTTagccaaaattatttttgaagaagCATCATCAGCTAGATATTGTGTTCAACGATTAAATGATACATCTGTGATGGGAAAAGTTGTCAATGTTTTTTTGGACccttttg CTtcagaatgtaaaataatgtttgataaGATGATTGAAGAAAAACCAAAACCTGTGTTGGAAATACCTAAAGTTAAACCACATATTGTTTCTAATCGAGATCGACGGTCAGTTAAAATGTGTAAATCCAAAGAAGAATCTTCTGTTAAACCTCTAACTGAAGAGAAATCATCATTGCCACCTAAAACAGATAATTACAAAACTTATAGTTATGATTATACTACTCCTTCTCCAGCCACCAGTGATCTTCCATCAGAGCAAAGTTATAGCAGTGGATATAATAGTATGGGTGGTACTCCTGCATACAACGGGACTTATCCCTATTCctttaatag atatccTTGCAATGTTCCTCCAGTACCAAATAATCATTGGTGGGGAGAATCTAGTCCTATAGCGCCACCTTTACCCTCAGCACCAGTACCAGCACCAATACCGGTACCTGCACCAGCACCAGCCTCTAAATTAGATTCTGAAGCACAGTCAAAATTGGATTTAGATACAAGAATTGAAATGCTGCTTAGTGGCATGTCATCGCAAGGTGCTAGTGTAGAACCTGCATTTTTATCTATTGTAAAAAAAGATCCTGAAGATGTTGCTGACATTGTAGAAGATACTATTGATGACGATATTATTCTAAATCTTCCTCCACCCCCTGGAGATAATGACAATCAATCTGATTTAGATGAAGAAAAAGTTAGCAATGATGAAGAAATATTTCCTCCACTTTCTAATCCTCCGTCACCTTTCCTATCAAAAGATATTTATCTTCAGTGTTTTGAAACTGCAGCTGagcaattaaaaattaccaaagaAAAGGAGAAATTAGAAGCAAAaagctttttaaataattcaataaggAATG TTATCAGTAAGAATATGCATGATTCTCTGCATAGTGATATCAGCTCCAGTGATGATGAATTCATGTTAGGATCAAGTCCTAAAGGAAATACTCCTGATGATGCAATGAGTTTATCTAGTTTGTCATCCCGTGATGAGAAGATTGTTGAAAATGATCCTAATATACTACCACAGTATCCACCATTACCAAATTACCCCCCTCAAGGATATTATTATCCGCCACAATTTAACAATCATTATGGCTATCAATATTTTCCATACCCTCCTAATTATCCATATGGTCCTCCGTTACCTAGAACCGAGTTTTATGAACCAGAACTACCACGTGATagacatgaaaataaaaatttccctGCAGAACTTAGAAA gagtTTAATGAATGCTGTGTTATACGAGTTAAGAGTTATTATTAAACGTGACCTTATGAAGAAAATGGGGACAGCTGTCGCTTTTAATGCTATGGATCAATGGTGGGAAGAAGCAGAAAGGCAgtcaaaa tctaCTAGTGTGACTAACGAAGAGCCTAAATCTGCACAACCAGCTCCTAACCTTAATAGTATCTTGGAAGCTGGAACAGAAGGCTTAGAAACGTTGGCTCTAAGTGGATTAGGTTTAGGATTCCGAGCAGCTATTCCTAAAATGCCGTCTTTCCgt AGAAAAAAGAAGGAACCATCCCCCAAGAAAACTAATGAACAGGAAGATAATGGAAGTGATCAAGAAGAAATGGTTATAACTTCAGATAATGAAGCCAAAGAt ATTGATGATGATGAAGTTACTAGACCTACATTTGCTGAACGAAAACGTTTAGGAAGAGACTTGTTTGACAGTGATAGTAATTCATCTACTTCTGAACCGTCAGTCCATAGTTCTTCTGAGGAAGAATCTAGCAATGATAACTCTAGTAATGAGGGTTCATCTGATGGATTTGTCTggcaaaataaattgaaaaagttATGTAAAACTATGACTATGGAAGATTTTGATAGAGTCAG ggaGCTCACACCTACTGGTTATGAAACTCCTATGGAAATAGATAGTTTACCGAGTTCTGATGAAGAAGGATCATTTGTGAAGTATAAACGTGATGATAAAGCTGTTAAGAGAAAGATAGAAGATGAGCATTTAGATAAATTAGTTGAACCTAAAAAACGTTTACTAAATGGAGAAATAACCCCCACTGAAGAAACCCCTAGTGGAGTATTTTCCGATCACTCATATTGTATGCCTCAACAAGTATACAGTCCTCCTCCTATATCTGATTGGGAAACTGAAGTTGACATAATTGATAAATCTACGAGTTCAATAACACAACCAGTAATGAATGAACCAAAAATACCAGAAGTCTttccaaaaaaaacaaaacagccATTAACTATCAGAGACAATAATAAACAAGAAAACACTGATCAGTTAATTGTACAGAAACATCGTGATAATCAAATTAAGaccaaatatttcaataaacgaGATATGGTACAAGAAGCAACTGTATTATTTGAGTTCCTTACTAAGGGTATAGATGTggaagatattaattatttaaaacaaagctATGATTCATTATTGTCCAATGATACTGTACACTACTGGATGAACGAAACACATTGGGTTAGCCATCCAG tgaCAGCAGTACCAAATCAGCTTCcacgaaaaaagaaaaaagatgaATGGAAAGTTCATGATACAGGATGCGGTAGAACAGAAGGTTATTATAAAGTAGACAGTAAACAAAAAGCCAACCATAag tatcatTTTGGACACACAATTGCTCAATTGAACCGTATCACAGAACTTAAGCGTGTTAAAGAATCTACTGGAAAAATGTTGGCTCTTTCTCGTGAAGCACGTAGTAACCAAAGAAGATTATTAACTGCTTTTGGGGCTACATCAGACAGTGATTTGCTCAAATTCAATGTGTTAAAATTCCgtaaaaaacaattgaaatttggaaAGTCTGCTATACATGATTGGGGTTTGTTTGCTATGGAGTCTATTGCAGCTGATGAAATGGTTATTGAGTATGTTGGGCAAATGGTTCGCCCCGTGGTTGCTGATTTACGTGAACGACAATATGAAGCTACTGGCATAGGTAGCTCATATCTGTTCAGAATAGATTTGGATACCATCATTGATGCTACTAAATGTGGTAATCTTGCAAGATTTATTAATCACAGTTgtaat cCTAATTGTTATGCCAAGATAATTCAAATTGATGGACAGAAGAAAATTGTCATATATAGTAAACAGCCAATTGGTGTAAATGAGGAAATaacttatgattataaattcCCACTTGAAGAAAACAAAATACCATGTTTGTGTGGTACCCATTGTTGCCGCGGAACGCTCAACTAG
- the LOC132917508 gene encoding hyaluronan mediated motility receptor-like, translating to MSFVKSKIKRFNEVSSCAPPPGTYDPKSPCPKLIKGSKFDKAERFKEPTAPQTAKKIVKVQSTLKTTSNFSSQSSVYTECSKKSNKTIDSNSTKIGSTKIRAKRLLELKKLDSNLTKALVDIERLDNSKSTTDTCKDYINTCRSACSEALENRVCRMVIENSQAALYAVCHRLRETCKHNEILQNETARLREEIGEKKSFEELAADQIAIVERKLTEKVNDYMKISETVKDNYLAKMRYILVAMDELESMVDGEVKEIIHKLKLDIENIDPEGPNYKQLLEKYEKTIKRNIDLEEIAKKYDDLERKIIDLTNEKNAMAAKLQNNKLKTTGLSKNRLDALATPRRRVDAENIAPKNKTYVLKSNTFNTVKPVAQSSPLREMNW from the exons ATGTCATTTGTGAAGAGCAAAATCAAGCGGTTTAACGAAGTCTCAA GTTGTGCACCACCACCTGGAACATATGATCCAAAAAGTCCTTGTCCAAAACTTATTAAAGGTTCTAAATTTGATAAAGCAGAAAGATTTAAAGAACCTACTGCCCCACAA ACTgccaaaaaaatagtaaaagttCAATCAACGCTTAAAACCACATCAAATTTCAG ttcTCAAAGTTCAGTTTACACAGAATGTTCTAAAAAATCTAACAAAACCATAGATTCTAATTCAACAAAAATTGGTTCAACAAAAATAAGAGCTAAACGTCTTTTGGAATTGAAAAAACTAGATTCTAACCTTACTAAAGCTCTAGTTGACATTGAAAGACTAGATAATTCTAAAAGTACAACTGATACATGTAAAGACTATATTAATACATGTCGTAGTGCTTGCTCAGAGGCATTAGAAAACCGTGTATGTAGAATGGTCATTGAAAATTCTCAAGCTGCTTTGTATGCAGTCTGCCATCGTTTACGTGAAACATGCAAACACAATGAAATTTTACAGAATGAAACTGCACGTTTGCGAGAAGAAATtggtgaaaaaaaatcttttgaaGAATTGGCTGCTGATCAAATTGCTATTGTTGAACGTAAACTTACTGAAAAAGTTAATGATTATATGAAAATTTCAGAGACagttaaagataattatttagcTAAAATGAGGTATATTCTGGTTGCTATGGATGAATTAGAATCTATGGTTGATGGTGAAGTAAaagaaattattcataaattaaagcTGGACATTGAAAATATAGATCCAGAAGGTCCTAACTACAAACAGCTTTTAGAGAAATatgaaaa AACAATAAAAAGGAACATTGATCTTGAAGAAATTGCTAAGAAATATGACGATttagaaagaaaaataattgatttgacAAAT gaAAAGAATGCTATGGCAgctaaattacaaaataataaactaaagacAACTGGTTTATCAAAGAACCGTTTAGATGCTTTGGCAACACCTCGCAGGCGTGTTGATGCTGAGAATATCGCCccgaaaaataaaacttatgtaCTTAAAAGTAACACTTTTAACACTGTTAAACCAGTTGCTCAGTCTTCTCCATTGAGAGAAATGAACtggtaa
- the LOC132918272 gene encoding clathrin heavy chain, whose amino-acid sequence MAQILPIKFQEHLQLTNVGINQSNISFNTLTMESDKYICVREKTGDVAQVVIVDMADPQNPIRRPISADSAIMNPASKVIALKGKAGTEGTAASQKTLQIFNIEMKSKMKAHIMQDDVVFWKWISPNTLALVTETSVFHWSMEGDSTPVKMFDRHSTLNGCQIINYRTDHKQQWLLLIGISAQQNRVVGAMQLYSVEKSCSQPIEGHAASFARFQMEGNREMSTLFCFAARTAAGGKLHIVEVVQTPRGNQPFPKKQVEVFFPPEAQNDFPVAMQVSSKFDVIYLITKYGYIHLYDIETATCIYMNRISGDTIFVTAPHDATGGIIGVNRKGQVLSVSVEEDNIIPYINTVLQHPELALRMAVRNNLSGAEELFVRKFNMLFQSAQYADAAKVAANAPKGILRTPSTIQKFQQVPTATNQSSPLLQYFGILLDQGKLNKYESLELCRPVLAQDKRQLLEKWLKEDKLECSEELGDLVKTADISLALSVYLRANIPPKVVQCFAETGQYQKIILYSQKISYVPDYIHLFRNVVLRTTPDHAVEFAQMLLSDDAEPLANINQIVDIFIEQSMVQQCTKFLLEALKHNREAEGPLQTRLLEMNLISAPQVADAILGNQMFTHYDRAHVAQLCEKAGLLQRALEHYTDLYDIKRAVVHTQLLNPEWLIGYFGSLSVEDSLECLKAMLTNNIRQNLQICVKIATKYHEQLTTKALIDLFESFKSYEGLFYFLGSIVNFSQDPEVHFKYISAACKTGQIKEVERICRESTCYNAERVKNFLKEAKLTDQLPLIIVCDRFNFVHDLVLYLYRNNLQKYIEIYVQKVNPSRLPVVVGGLLDVDCSEDIIKNLIQVVKGEFSTDELVEEVEKRNRLKLLSSWLELRVHDGSEEPATHNALAKIYIDSNNNPERYLKENKFYDSRVVGKYCEKRDPHLACVAYERGKCDLELINVCNENSLFKSEARYLVRRRNPELWLEVLNENNVYRRPLIDQVVQTALSETQDPEDISVTVKAFMTADLPNELIELLEKIVFDNSLFSSHRNLQNLLILTAVKADRTRVMDYINRLDNYDAPDIASIAINNELFEEAFAIFKKFNVNQSAIQVLIDNVKNLDRAYEFAERCNEPGVWSLLAKSQLQSMFVKEAIDSFIKADDPSAYMDVVQTAHKTESWEDLVRYLQMSRKKARESYIESELIYAYAKTNRLADLEEFISGPNHADIQKIGDRCFEDKMYEPAKLLYNNVSNFARLAITLVHLKEYQGAVDSARKANSTRTWKEVCFACVDNNEFRLAQMCGLHIVVHADELEDLINYYQDRGYFEELINLLEAALGLERAHMGMFTELAILYSKYKPAKMKEHLELFWSRVNIPKVLRAAEQAHLWSELVFLYDKYEEYDNAVLAMMNHPTEAWRESHFKDIITKVANLELYYKAIQFYLDYKPLLLNDLLLVLTPRMDHTRGVAYFTKTNHLQLVKTYLRSVQSLNNKAINEALNNLLIDEEDYQGLRTSIDAFDNFDTIALAQKLEKHELTEFRRIAAYLYKGNNRWKQSVELCKKDRLYKDAMEYAAESKNSEVAEELVTWFLERGNYDCFAAALFQCYDLVHPDIVLELAWRHKIMDFAMPYLIQVTREYVAKVDKLEEAESKRLEEHKEEDIKPMMIPEPQLMLTAGPSVMGNMYSPSYQGTPPSQQPYVPPSGAPYATSNTLPYQGYGM is encoded by the exons ATGGCGCAGATACTACCTATCAAGTTCCAGGAACACCTacag cTTACAAATGTGGGTATCAATCAATCAAATATCAGTTTCAATACACTCACTATGGAATCAGATAAATACATCTGTGTGCGTGAAAAGACTGGTGATGTTGCACAAGTTGTTATTGTTGACATGGCTGATCCTCAAAATCCAATTCGGCGTCCAATATCCGCAGATTCAGCCATAATGAATCCAGCTAGCAAAGTTATTGCACTTAAAGGAAAAGCTGGTACTGAAGGAACTGCTGCAT cacAAAAGACCttacagatttttaatattgagaTGAAGAGTAAAATGAAAGCTCACATTATGCAAGATGATGTGGTTTTTTGGAAATGGATTTCTCCAAATACATTAGCTCTTGTCACAGAAACATCCGTATTCCATTGGAGTATGGAAG gtgacTCTACACCAGTTAAAATGTTTGATCGTCATTCCACATTAAATGGgtgtcaaataattaattatagaacAGATCATAAACAACAATGGCTTTTACTCATAGGAATTTCAGCTCAA caAAATCGTGTTGTTGGAGCTATGCAATTATATTCCGTAGAAAAAAGTTGTTCACAACCCATTGAAGGCCATGCTGCATCTTTTGCAAGATTCCAAATGGAAGGAAATAGAGAAATGtctacattattttgttttgctgCACGTACAGCTGCTGGAGGAAAA ttacacATTGTTGAAGTAGTACAAACACCAAGAGGCAATCAACCGTTTCCCAAAAAACAGGTAGAAGTTTTTTTTCCCCCAGAAGCACAAAACGATTTTCCAGTTGCAATGCAAGTTAGCTCCAAATTTGATGTAATATATCTTATAACTAAGTATGGCTACATTCATCTATATGACATTGAAACAGCTACTTGTATCTATATGAACCGCATTAGTGGAGATACAATTTTTGTAACTGCTCCACATGATGCCACTGGTGGTATAATTGGTGTTAATCGTAAAGGACAAGTATTATCTGTCAGTGTTGaagaagataatataataccttaCATCAATACAGTACTCCAACATCCAGAACTTGCTTTACGTATGGCTGTTCGAAATAATTTATCTGGTGCTGAAGAACTTTTTGTACGCAAGTTTAATATGCTTTTCCAAAGTGCCCAATATGCTGATGCTGCTAAAGTAGCAGCTAATGCACCTAAAGGCATTCTCAGGACGCCTTCAACCATACAAAAATTCCAACAGGTTCCAACTGCTACAAATCAATCATCTCCTCTACTTCAATACTTTGGAATATTACTTGATCAG ggCAAGCTGAATAAATATGAATCTCTGGAACTGTGTCGTCCAGTTCTTGCTCAAGATAAAAGGCAATTATTAGAAAAGTGGCTAAAAGAAGATAAATTGGAGTGTTCTGAAGAATTAGGAGACTTGGTCAAAACTGCTGATATTTCTTTAGCATTGTCAGTTTATTTGCGAGCAAACATTCCACCAAAA gtTGTTCAATGTTTTGCTGAGACTGGCCAGTAtcagaaaattatattgtactctcaaaaaattagttatgtaccagattatatacatttattcaggAATGTAGTATTACGTACTACTCCTGATCATGCTGTTGAATTTGCCCAAATGTTACTATCTGATGATGCTGAACCTCTCGCTAATATTAATCAA atTGTGGATATATTTATTGAGCAAAGCATGGTTCAGCAATGCACTAAATTCCTTCTAGAAGCATTAAAACATAACCGTGAAGCTGAAGGACCATTGCAAACACGTTTGCttgaaatgaatttaatatctgCCCCACAAGTTGCTGATGCTATTCTTGGTAACCAAATGTTTACTCATTATGATCGTGCTCATGTTGCCCAACTGTGTGAAAAAGCTGGACTTTTACAAAGAGCTCTGGAACATTATACAGacctatatgatataaaaagagCAGTTGTACATACACAGTTGTTAAATCCCGAATGGTTAATTGGTTACTTTGGATCTTTAAGTGTTGAAGATTCTTTGGAATGTTTAAAAGCCATGTTAACGAATAACATTAGGCAAAACCTACAAATTTGTGTTAAG ATTGCAACTAAATACCATGAACAATTGACAACTAAGGCATTGATTGATTTATTCGAGTCATTTAAAAGTTATGAAGGATTGTTTTACTTTTTGGGATCCATTGTTAACTTCAGTCAAGATCCCGaagttcattttaaatatatttca gctGCTTGTAAGACTGGACAAATTAAGGAAGTGGAACGTATATGTCGGGAATCTACATGTTACAATGCAGAAAGAGTTAAGAATTTCTTAAAAGAAGCTAAGCTTACTGATCAATTACCATTAATCATCGTGTGTGATCGATTTAATTTTGTACATGATCtcgtactatatttatatagaaataacttacaaaaatatattgagaTTTATGTTCAAAAAGTGAACCCATCACGTCTCCCAGTTGTAGTGGGTGGACTCCTTGATGTAGATTGTTCAGAAGACATAATCAAAAATCTTATACAAGTCGTGAAAGGAGAATTCTCTACAGATGAATTAGTAGAAGAAGTGGAAAAACGTAACCGTCTTAAACTTTTGTCATCTTGGTTAGAATTACGTGTTCATGATGGTAGTGAAGAACCTGCAACTCATAATGCTCTTGCTAAGATTTATATTGATAGCAATAACAATCCAGAAAGATATTTAAA ggagAACAAGTTCTATGATAGCCGCGTGGTCGGCAAGTACTGTGAAAAACGTGATCCACATTTAGCATGTGTTGCTTATGAACGGGGAAAATGTGATTTAGAATTGATAAACGTTTGCAATGAAAATAGTCTTTTCAAATCTGAAGCTAGATATTTGGTGAGACGTCGTAATCCAGAGTTGTGGTTGGAAGTattgaatgaaaataatgtcTATCGTCGTCCACTTATTGATCAAGTTGTACAAACAGCTTTATCTGAAACTCAAGATCCTGAAGACATATCAGTGACTGTAAAAGCTTTTATGACAGCTGATTTGCCCAATGAATTGATTGAGTTACTCGAAAAGATTGTATTTGATAACTCATTATTCAGCTCtcatag AAATTTGCAAAATCTATTAATCTTAACAGCTGTTAAAGCTGACCGAACTCGTGTTATGGATTATATTAATCGTTTAGATAACTATGATGCGCCTGATATTGCATCCATCGCTATTAACAATGAACTATTTGAAGAAGCTTTTGCAATATTTAAGAAGTTTAATGTTAATCAATCTGCGATTCAA gtacttattgaTAATGTGAAAAATCTTGATCGCGCTTATGAATTCGCTGAACGTTGTAATGAACCAGGAGTTTGGAGTTTATTGGCGAAATCTCAACTGCAAAGTATGTTTGTAAAAGAAGCTATTGACTCATTTATTAAAGCTGATGATCCAAGTGCATACATGGATGTTGTTCAAACTGCACACAAAACag AAAGTTGGGAAGATCTTGTACGTTATTTACAAATGTCACGTAAGAAGGCTCGTGAATCTTATATTGAAAGCGAATTAATCTACGCTTATGCAAAAACAAATCGCCTTGCAGATCTTGAGGAATTTATTTCTGGACCAAATCATGCTGATATTCAAaag aTCGGTGATAGGTGTTTTGAAGATAAAATGTATGAACCAGCTAAGTTGTTGTATAACAATGTCTCAAACTTTGCACGTTTAGCTATTACACTTGTACATCTTAAAGAATATCAGGGTGCTGTTGACAGTGCTCGCAAAGCAAATAGCACAAGAACATGGAAAGAAGTGTGTTTTGCCTGTGTTGATAATAACGAATTTAGATTAGCGCAAATGTGTGGTCTGCACATCGTTGTTCATGCTGATGAATTAGAAGACTTAATTAACTACTaccaa GATCGTGGTTATTTTGAAGAACTCATTAATCTTCTAGAAGCAGCTTTGGGATTGGAACGTGCACATATGGGGATGTTTACGGAATTGGCTATTTTATATTCCAAGTATAAGCCTGCTAAGATGAAGGAGCATTTAGAACTCTTCTGGTCTCGTGTTAATATCCCTAAAGTGTTACGAGCGGCTGAACAAGCACATTTGTGGTCAGAGttagtgtttttatatgataaatatgaagAGTATGATAATGCAGTATTAGCCATGATGAATCATCCAACTGAAGCGTGGCGAGAGAGTCATTTTAAAGACATTATTACAAAG gttGCTAATTTAGAACTATATTACAaagcaatacaattttatctcGATTATAAACCGCTTCTGCTCAACGACTTATTGCTTGTATTGACACCACGAATGGACCACACTAGAGGTGTTGCCTATTTCACTAAG acaAATCATTTGCAATTAGTTAAAACCTACTTGCGTTCTGTGcagtctttaaataataaagctatAAATGAAGCACTAAATAACTTGCTGATTGATGAGGAAGACTACCAA GGTCTAAGAACGTCTATTGATGCCTTTGATAATTTTGACACTATCGCACTTGCCCAAAAACTCGAAAAACATGAACTTACAGAGTTTAGACGTATAGCTGCTTACTTGTACAAAGGAAATAACAGGTGGAAGCAGAGTGTGGAATTGTGCAAGAAAGACAGATTGTACAAG GATGCAATGGAGTATGCGGCAGAATCAAAAAATTCAGAAGTAGCTGAAGAATTGGTTACGTGGTTCTTAGAACGTGGAAACTATGATTGTTTTGCAGCTGCTTTGTTTCAATGTTATGATCTTGTGCACCCAGACATCGTATTGGAACTAGCGTGGAGGCATAAAATCATGGACTTTGCTATGCCTTATCTTATTCAAGTCACTAGAGAATATGTTGCCAAGGTAGATAAATTAGAAGAAGCCGAATCCAAGCGATTGGAAGAACACAAAGAAGAAGATATCAAACCAATGATGATAC ctgAACCACAACTAATGTTGACAGCTGGTCCATCAGTTATGGGTAATATGTACTCGCCGTCCTATCAAGGAACTCCTCCTTCACAGCAACCTTATGTACCCCCAAGCGGAGCCCCATATGCAACTTCAAATACTTTACCCTATCAGGGCTATGGCATGTAA